The genomic region CTCCAGTTGCGGGCAAAATCGGTCTGGTATCCCCCCAGCACATACACGGGAGCGGCCATCGTGTCCTCCTGGCAGTCGAGCGCTCGATTTCGGAAACGCGCTCACACTACCATCGGCGCACCGTGAAGCAAGCCGGTCGCACACGGCCACCGCTTTCTGATGAAGCGCGGGGTTTGTCCTGCGCTCACACGTTCGCGGCAGCCGACGACGCCGTCAAGGAATCGCTTTCTTCTCTTTGAGCTGCCCGATGGCTTCCCAGTCGTAGCCCAATTCGAGCAGGACCTCTTCTGTGTGCTGACCGAACTCGGGTGCATTCGAGCGCGGCGCCCACGGCGTGTCGGAGAAATCGACCGGCGACGCCACCATGCGTGCGCTGCCGCCCTCAGCCAGCGGCACGTCTACAAAGGCGCCGCTGGCGATCGCTTGCGGATCGCTGATGACCTCGTCGGTCGATTGCACCGGCGACCACCACACCCCTTCGCGATCGAAGATCTCGACCCACTCGGCAAACGACTTGGTCCCGAAGATCGAATCCAACAGCTGCACCAACTCGGCACAGTTCTCCCGCCGACCGGTGAGGTGGTTGAAGCGCGGATCGTCGAGCAGCTCGGGCCGGCCGAGGGCGCGCACCAGATCCGGCCACAGGCGATCGCCCTGCAAGCCGAGCAACCAGAACCAACGCCCATCGCTGCCGCGGTAGCAACTGATCATGGGATTGGGCGTGGCCATGCGGGTCATGGGCACGGCCGGGATGCCCATGCGCAACATGATGTTGGTATCCCAACCGACGGTAAAGATACCCAAGCGCAGCAATGAGGTGGAGATCAACTGCCCGCGCCCGGTGCGCTGGCGGGCCAATAGCGCCGCGGCGATGCCGGCGACGGCGGTGATACCGGCGCTGTGATCGCCCATGGCGCCGCGTTGATAGGGCGGATCAGCTCCGGGCGACGTCAGCGCCGCGGCCATGCCCGAGCGCGCCCAGAAGGCGCCGATGTCGAACGCGGGCCGATCACGATCGGGCCCGTCGAGGCCGTACCCCGTGATGCTGGCGTAGACCAGTTGCGGGTTGCGTTTGGCGAGGCGGTCGTAATCCAACCCCGCCCGTTCGAGCGCCCCGGCGCGGATGTTGGTGACGAACACGTCAGCCCGGTCGATGAGTTCGAGGGCGATCGCCCGTCCTGCCGGCTCGGCGTAGTTGATGGCGATGCTGCGTTTGCCGCGATTATCTAGCTCGAAGGGCGGGTTGACAGGCGTGGCCACACCCATGCCGCGCAAGAACAGACCGCGAAAGGGATCGCCGTCCGGTGGTTCGATCTTGATGACGTCAGCGCCCCAATCGGCGAGAATGCCGCCGGCCGACGGACCGGCCACCCAGAACCCCAACTCGACAACCCGAACCCCTGCCATCGGACCAGCCATGAACACTTCCTCCTCGTGGCCCCGTAGATTGCCATCATTACGCCCGCGAGCAAACCCGAAAGTCGCCGGGCTACCATCGTAGTTCGGGAAGTTGCCCCGCGCGGCGCGGCCGTGTTACGCTGCGGCGCGTGCCAGACCAAGCAGGCTGCTGCGGTGTCGCAGTGAAGCGCTGAGGTTCTCACGGGGGGAATCAACGTGCCGCTAATTCAACGCGTTCGGCCAATCGTTCTGGCGGGCATGCTTCTGGTGCTCCCCGCCTGCACTATCACCACCAGCGTGCAGCCGATTTCTCGCGACCTGGTCAAGGCTGTTTGCATTAGTGACAACCCGGACACCTGGTCAAAGGATTTTCTGCCCGCCCTGCGTGCGCAGTTCCAGCGCCATGGAATAGCCACCAGGGTGTACAGCCAGGACCCGCCCGCCGATTGCCGCTTTCGCGTCGAGTATGACGCGAACTGGGGGTGGGATGTGGCGGTGTATCTGAAGTATCTCGATGTTCGCATCTTCGACCAGGACCGCCTGGTTGGCCAGGCCACTTACGACGCACGCGGTGGCGGTGGGCGGCTGGACAAGCTCGGCTCAACGGAAAGCAAGCTCGAACGCATCATGACCCGGCTCCTGACTGGGGCCAGCGCTGCGGACTGATGAGCGGGATCAAGTGGAGTGCTCGGACCGTTGCGGGGCCGGCGTGGCGATCGGCTCACGGCGAGCGTGGAGCAGGAAGGATCGAGAAGGGAGATGTCGACCATGCGGAATGGCGAGCGATTTGTTGCAATCTTGATGCTGCTCGGCTGCGGGTGCGGTGCCACCCGCGTCAGCCTCGCGCCTAGTATACCGACACCTTCCCAGCCCGTGGCGGGAGGGGGCAAGGTCGCGGTTGCCAGACAAGCCGATGGCCTCCCCGATACGATTGGGCGGGCGACGATTACCGTATTCGCCATCCCGACCTCCTCGGTACAGTTTGGCGACCCCGACACTGCCGAACGGATCATGCGGGGCTTGCGGGCAACGCTGCGTAAAGCAGGCTACCAGCCCATCGACCCGGCCGACCTGCCCTTGGGCCCGGTGCTGACGTGCCGGATCAAGGAGATGAGCTTCAAGAACTACACCTGGTTCATGCCGGCGATCATAACCTGGGGCACGATTCGGCTTACCCTCGCCCTCAGCGATCCCACGGGCGCAGTACGGTGGCAGCGGGATTACGAAGGCCATTACAGCGATACCGAGGTCGGCGAGGGATTCGACGAGGCGGTTAATACCGTGATGGGGCGCATCCTGGCTCGTGCGGCCGAGGACTTCACCTCTAGTGAATTCAGTGCGGCCTGCTGCGGTCTCGAGGCGGCGGCGATCAGCCTCGGGGGCGCACAAGCTGCCGAGCCGGCCCCCGAGTGAAAACGGCTCGGTGAGCCGGCTGCTTGCGCGGCCAGATCAACGGCGGCGATCAGCAGGAGATCAGCGACAAAGACTACGGCGGCCGGGGCTACACCTGCCGGGACCCGGAAGGTCACCTGTGGAGCTTCGGCACCTATGATCTCTGGGCCGCTGAACAGGTTCGCACTCGATCGAGCGGGCCCGCGGCCGCCGCGCGCCGCCCGCGCTACCGCAGCAGCGCCGGTGCCAGCTCGCGCCATTGCGCCAGCGGCAGCGCGCGCGGGTCGGCGCTGAGCACCTGGACGCCGACATGGTCGGCACCGGCGTCATGGTGCGCACGCACGCGCTTGACGATTGCGTTCACGTCGCCCCAGGCGACGATGGCGTCAACCAGGCGATCGCTGCCGCCGCTGGCAACGTCATCGTCGGTGAACCCGAGACGCTTCAGGTTATTCACGTAGTTCGGCAAGCCCAGATACGTCGCCATATGCGTGCGGGCAATCTCACGGGCGGTGCCGGCATCGGTTTCGAGCACGACGGCTTGCTCCGGCGCCAGCCAGGGCCCCTTGCCCATCACGGCGCGGGCATGCGCTGTATGCTCCGGCGGCACGAAGTAAGGGTGCGAGCCCTTCGCGCGCTCAGCGGCCAGCTTAAGCATCTTCGGTGCGAGCGCGGCAATAATCCGGACGGGCTCCGCGGCCGGCGGCGTAGCCAAGAACGGGGCGTAATCCATCGCGTCGAGATAAGCGCGCATGGCACTGAGCGGCTTGTCGTAGTTGTGGCCGCGCAGGCCCACCAGCGGCGCGTGGCTGACGCCAATGCCGAGGAGAAAACGCTCGGGGTAAGCTTCGCAGAGTGTCTTTTGCGCCCCCGCCATGGCCATCGGATCGCGCGCCCAGATGTTGGCGATGCCGGTGGCGATCACGATCCGGCGCGTACCCGCCAACAGGATCGCCGAGTTGGTGAAAGCCTCCCGCCCCATCGCCTCGGGAATCCAGATCGCGCCGTAGCCCAAGGCTTCGATCTCCGCCGCCGCTTCCTGGGCCTTGGTCGCCGGTTGCAAATCGAGCGCAAAGGTCCAAATGCCGACCCGTCCGATATCCATGACTCCCTCCTTCAGTAGCAGCCGCTGGCGCTGCGCAGTGCTCTGCCACATTGCCCCGGCTCGGCCAAGGCCCCGCGGCGCGAGCGCCCCGAGGCTCACGGCGCTGCTGCAGCGGCATCCGCGCGAACCCAGCCTCGCACCCACGGCAGCAGCACGTAGGCCGGGAACGAGAGAAGAAAGGTCAGCAGGAAGTACGCCGCGTAGCCCAGCTGGCTGGCGCCGATGCCGCTGACGCCGCCGGCCAGCGAGCGCGTCAGGCCGAAGATGGCCGACAGCAATGCATACTCAGTGGCCGCCTGCCGCTTGTCACAAATGTGCATCAAGAAGGCGAGAAAGGCGGCGGTGCCGAGACCGCCGGTGAAGCTCTCCAACAGCGACGCAGCGTAAATGCCCGCCCGGCCGCTGCCGCTGTAAGCCGCGGCGGCGTAGCCCAGATTGGAGAACGCTTGCAGCAAGCCGAGCGCCCACAGGCCGCGAAAGATGCCCCAGCGCGTGGTGAGCACACCGCCCGCCAGCGCCCCGACGACGGTGGCGCCGACGCCGAAGGTGGTGGAGACCAGGCCGATCTCCTCGACGCTGAGGCCGGCGTCGACCCAGAACGGCTTGACCATCGGCCCCATGCTGCTGTCGCCCAGCTTGTATGTCAGCACGAACAGGAAGATCAGCAGCGCACCGGGCCGGCGCAACCACGCCCGCAGCGGCGCCAGCCCGACGCCACCCTCCCTGTCACCACTCGTGATCAAGGGTGGGCTCTGCCACACCGCCGCGGCCAGCAAGACGCAGGTGGCCGCCGCGCACCAGAACACGATCGGCCAACCGAGCACCCTGACCAACATCAACAAACCGCCGCCGCCGGCGATCAAGGCGGCGCGATAAGCCGAGACCCGCACGCCATTGGCTATGCCTTCTTCGCCCGGCGCCAGTAGCCCGATGGTGTAGGCGTCGATGGCGATGTCCTGCGTGGCGGAGGCGGCCGTGAAGGCCAAGAGCAATGCCCACAGCCAAAACGACGGCTGCGCCGGATCGAGCAGCGGCAGCAGCGCCAGCAGCATCGCCATGAGCAAGAGCGCGCCCGTAATCCACTGGCGGCGCTGGCCGAAACGATCGATCAACGGCGACCATAACACCTTCAACGTCCACGGCAGGCCGAGGAAGCTGAGCAGCCCGATGGCTTCGAGCGCCACACCGTGGGTGCGGAAGTACACCGGCCATTGGTCGACGGCGATGCCGAAAGGAAAGCCCTCGGCAAAGTAGAGCACCGCCACCCATGAGAGCTTCTTTCTCAACTCCATCCGCCCCTCCGCCCGGCCCGCTCGCGCACTACAGTTCCAAGTCAGTCCCCGACGAGCCCTTGCTAAGAATTCGCTGGCAGATGCCGGCGATGGTGGCGCCGGCTTCATCAGGGCTCAGCCCCAACGGCCGAATGTTGGAGATGCACTTGCGGTCGGCGTCGGTGGTAGCGGGGCCGGGGCGGAAGGTGAGGTAGCAGCCGAGACTGTCGGCGCTGCCCAAGCCGGGCCGCTCGCCGATTAGATGCACGACTAGCTGGGCACCGGCGGCCGCCGCTATCGGATCGCCGGCAGCGACGCGCCCGTTGCGCACAGCCACCGGGACGCCGAGCGTGCCCAGCCGTTCGAGATGGCGGCGCAGTGAGGGGTACAGCCGTTCGCAGTGCGCCTCGGCCGCTTGCGCCGACAAGCCATCGGAGAGCACCAACTGAATGGCGGCGGGCGCCGGACTGTGAGCGCGAATCCGGTCAAGCTCGCCGCCAGCAAGCTGCCGCCCCAGCGGCGGTTGGCGGATGTAAGCCAAGCGATCGGGCGCCGCGGAGCTGACCAGCAGGAAGCCCAAGTCGCGCAGGAGATCGAGAAATGCCGGACTCCATTCGCTCCACACCGCGTCGCGCGCCGCGGCATGATCGCGCTGGAAAGCCAACCAGGTAGCGGTGCGCGGGCGCCCGCCCGCCCGGCCGACATCCAGGCGCGCCGGCGTGCTGCGCCGGGCCCGGTCGAAGTCGATTTCGAGCCGCTGACTCACAGCAAAGCTCGGGCGTCGCCGGCGCGCGCGGTCAGCCGCCCTTGCTGCATCAGACCGCGGCGTTCCAGCCAGGCTTCGAATTCCGGCGCCGGGCGCAACCCCAGCAGCTCACGCACCGCACCAGCGTCGTGAAACGACGAGGTTTGGTAGCTCAGCATGCAGTCGTCGCCCATCGGCACCGCCATGAAGTAATTGCAGCCGGCGGCGGCCAGCAGCACCGCGAGATTCTCCAGATCGTTCTGATCCGCGGCCATGTGATTGGTGTAACAAACATCGACCCCCATCGGAACGCCGAGCAGCTTGCCCATGAAATGATCCTCGAGCCCGGCGCGGAGCACCTGGCGCGCGTCGTAGAGGTATTCCGGGCCGATGAATCCGACCACGGTATTGACCAGCAGCGGGCGGTAGCGCCGCGCCACGCCGTAACAGCGCGCTTCCAGCGTCACTTGATCCAAGCCGGCGTGGGCGCCGCTGGAAAGCTCCGAGCCTTGCCCGGTCTCGAAGTACCAGCGCGCCGGACTGTCGAGCTGGCCACGCGCGCGGATTGCCGCGTCCGCCTCGTCGAGCGAGGCCAGATCGATTCCAAACGCGCGATTAGCCGCCTGTGTGCCGCCGAGCGACTGGAACAGCAGGTCGAGCGGCGCCCCGGCGGCGAGCGCGCGCACCTGGGTGGTGACGTGCGCCAATACCGACACCTGCGTGGGCACCTCCAGCTTAACACGCAGTGCCTGCAGAGCGTGGCTCAGGCGCTGCACCACCTCCAGGCGGTCGTCGGCGGGATTGACGCCCAGCACGGCATCGCCACAGCCGTAGCTCAGCCCTTCCAGCGTACTGGCGAGCACGCCGTCGATGCCGTCGCGCGGATGATTGGGCTGCACCCGTGTAGCCAGCCGGCCAGCCTGGCCGAGCGTGGTGCGGCCAGCCACCACCACTGGCAGTTTCTTTGCTGCCAGCATGAGGTCGAGGTTGGACATCAGCTTGGCAACTGCCGCCGCCATCTCCGGCAGCAAACCGGAGCGCAGCGCGACGAGCGCGTCGCCAGCATCGGCGAGCAAGTGTTCGCGCAGCTCGCCGATGCTCCAGTCGGCGATGCCAGCATAAGCGGCGGTGTCGAGTTCTTGGAGAAATGCCCGCGTCAACTCGTCCGCCTCCGGCGGCAGCAGCGGCGCCTCGACGAATTCCCGCAGCCGCACGTTCGCCAGCACGGCCTTGGCGGCCACGCGCTCCTTGGCGC from Deltaproteobacteria bacterium harbors:
- the eutC gene encoding ethanolamine ammonia-lyase subunit EutC, with product MSQRLEIDFDRARRSTPARLDVGRAGGRPRTATWLAFQRDHAAARDAVWSEWSPAFLDLLRDLGFLLVSSAAPDRLAYIRQPPLGRQLAGGELDRIRAHSPAPAAIQLVLSDGLSAQAAEAHCERLYPSLRRHLERLGTLGVPVAVRNGRVAAGDPIAAAAGAQLVVHLIGERPGLGSADSLGCYLTFRPGPATTDADRKCISNIRPLGLSPDEAGATIAGICQRILSKGSSGTDLEL
- a CDS encoding MFS transporter, producing the protein MELRKKLSWVAVLYFAEGFPFGIAVDQWPVYFRTHGVALEAIGLLSFLGLPWTLKVLWSPLIDRFGQRRQWITGALLLMAMLLALLPLLDPAQPSFWLWALLLAFTAASATQDIAIDAYTIGLLAPGEEGIANGVRVSAYRAALIAGGGGLLMLVRVLGWPIVFWCAAATCVLLAAAVWQSPPLITSGDREGGVGLAPLRAWLRRPGALLIFLFVLTYKLGDSSMGPMVKPFWVDAGLSVEEIGLVSTTFGVGATVVGALAGGVLTTRWGIFRGLWALGLLQAFSNLGYAAAAYSGSGRAGIYAASLLESFTGGLGTAAFLAFLMHICDKRQAATEYALLSAIFGLTRSLAGGVSGIGASQLGYAAYFLLTFLLSFPAYVLLPWVRGWVRADAAAAAP
- a CDS encoding LLM class F420-dependent oxidoreductase, translating into MDIGRVGIWTFALDLQPATKAQEAAAEIEALGYGAIWIPEAMGREAFTNSAILLAGTRRIVIATGIANIWARDPMAMAGAQKTLCEAYPERFLLGIGVSHAPLVGLRGHNYDKPLSAMRAYLDAMDYAPFLATPPAAEPVRIIAALAPKMLKLAAERAKGSHPYFVPPEHTAHARAVMGKGPWLAPEQAVVLETDAGTAREIARTHMATYLGLPNYVNNLKRLGFTDDDVASGGSDRLVDAIVAWGDVNAIVKRVRAHHDAGADHVGVQVLSADPRALPLAQWRELAPALLR
- a CDS encoding ethanolamine ammonia-lyase subunit EutB; its protein translation is MSLHAHGYTFATLAEVMAKANEEKSGDQLAGLAAAGAKERVAAKAVLANVRLREFVEAPLLPPEADELTRAFLQELDTAAYAGIADWSIGELREHLLADAGDALVALRSGLLPEMAAAVAKLMSNLDLMLAAKKLPVVVAGRTTLGQAGRLATRVQPNHPRDGIDGVLASTLEGLSYGCGDAVLGVNPADDRLEVVQRLSHALQALRVKLEVPTQVSVLAHVTTQVRALAAGAPLDLLFQSLGGTQAANRAFGIDLASLDEADAAIRARGQLDSPARWYFETGQGSELSSGAHAGLDQVTLEARCYGVARRYRPLLVNTVVGFIGPEYLYDARQVLRAGLEDHFMGKLLGVPMGVDVCYTNHMAADQNDLENLAVLLAAAGCNYFMAVPMGDDCMLSYQTSSFHDAGAVRELLGLRPAPEFEAWLERRGLMQQGRLTARAGDARALL
- a CDS encoding CoA transferase, with amino-acid sequence MAGPMAGVRVVELGFWVAGPSAGGILADWGADVIKIEPPDGDPFRGLFLRGMGVATPVNPPFELDNRGKRSIAINYAEPAGRAIALELIDRADVFVTNIRAGALERAGLDYDRLAKRNPQLVYASITGYGLDGPDRDRPAFDIGAFWARSGMAAALTSPGADPPYQRGAMGDHSAGITAVAGIAAALLARQRTGRGQLISTSLLRLGIFTVGWDTNIMLRMGIPAVPMTRMATPNPMISCYRGSDGRWFWLLGLQGDRLWPDLVRALGRPELLDDPRFNHLTGRRENCAELVQLLDSIFGTKSFAEWVEIFDREGVWWSPVQSTDEVISDPQAIASGAFVDVPLAEGGSARMVASPVDFSDTPWAPRSNAPEFGQHTEEVLLELGYDWEAIGQLKEKKAIP